The Lasioglossum baleicum unplaced genomic scaffold, iyLasBale1 scaffold1629, whole genome shotgun sequence nucleotide sequence tctgttaatatggtATAATTGAcgcaacccatccgtcaaattgtcGGGCCCCGTAAATCTAGCGTTAAaggtttataataattattttttaatacttattGAATAAATAGGGTCAGGTCAAAATGGGAGATCTACCCGATCGGTCGGCTAAGTGTTAAGGAATTTTCCCACGTCGGTCCTCGGGACCATGGTTAAAGGGAGTGAATCTTCGGTTCCATCGAAGTAAACTTAAAGGAGAGTTATGTCCTGTGGATGTGAAACGAGTTTAAAGTCAATATAAAAAAGCGTGACGTACCATGAGGTGTAAGAGGGGTGGCTGGCTCCTCATAAGGTAATAAATCCTACCACCGTTGGGTATGAACCCATATTTCTCCACTATGTACAAGAAATTGTCTATTATTCCCTTGGCAGTTTGATACATGTCGGATAACAGCAGCCCTTCAATCACCCAGTAACTGTCCCAGTAGTAAAACTCTGTCGGGAGAAAGCAAATTTTCAGACATCGCTTTACGTCCGGAGATTTATGCTCGAGAAAGTTAGAATTTGTAGAATCGGGCAAATCCTTAGATTGAATTTACCAGCTTCCGCTTCTCCACCAGTTGATACGGTGGATTTTACGGATCGTTCCAAAACGATTGCGACAACTATTCCTTTATACAATTACTCAGCATTCACTCGAATACCAGGCTTATCGATCGCGATAATTAGTTATCACCGTGTTATTTTACGTCGATCGTTTTAACGATGACACTTTAATTATGTAATCTAAGAAGTTGGCAGATTCCCAAATTGAATTCAATTTCGAGCATTTCATTCTCACTGCTAGATTGTAGTTTATATTCTACGTTTACTTTCGTTTATTTATTCTTTCACTTTATTTATGACCGACTATCCATCTCTGTGATAAACTGGCCGTGCCTAAATATTTTCCACCATTACTCAATCCGATCGCGTATTCGTGATTTATTGCTAACACATTCCATTTACATTTCACGGCCAGCCAATTGGATTCTACATTAACCGTGAAGCGCGATATTGGAAAATTCGTAACCGAGTTTGTAGTATTTACCTTTAGaacttgatttttaaagttaaaaaaACGTGATTACGATTCGagaagttaatattcaaacttacTAGTCACCGTTACGTTAAATTTCGAGTTATACGAAACTTTGGATGATTAGATATGAAATAAACAATTCAACGTAGggaaaataatttgtaaaattggtTTACCTTTGAATCGACCACCGGGGATAATGAATCCGTTATTCACGTAGATCAGGCTATGTCTTTCCGGGTATTTAGCCACATCCGGGTTCACCTTCCTCGCTAGATTCTTCCAAATTTCGTTCAGATGCTTCGCCCACGTCGCGATACTTCGTTTCCTGGATGCGTTTCAAGATCGAAGGATTCTCCGTCCAGTCTGGCAATGTCCAGTTTATCAGCTCGCTCGACGTCGCGAAATTCTCGTTAACGTACTGACGCAACTGAGTTCGGTTCGGCTTGTCGTCCGTTTCATTCATCAATCTGTAGAAACTGTGCGAGAACAGAAGCGATTGTCCGGTTAATCGATCACGGTCCGTAAAACAACGAGACGGCAAGGAAATCCGGCTGAAAAACCGGCTACGCTGCTGTTGACGTTAAGTACTCTTTTGCGAGAATATTTGCAGAGCGA carries:
- the LOC143220817 gene encoding LOW QUALITY PROTEIN: trehalase-like (The sequence of the model RefSeq protein was modified relative to this genomic sequence to represent the inferred CDS: deleted 2 bases in 2 codons; substituted 1 base at 1 genomic stop codon), whose translation is MPDGLLILLGVALIALTDAASIGHAGVKATDCHSEIYCKGELLKTVQLAEIFPDSKSFVDLHQINDPKXLSPSNFYRLMNETDDKPNRTQLRQYVNENFATSSELINWTLPDWTENPSILKRIQETKYRDWAKHLNEIWKNLARKVNPDVAKYPERHSLIYVNNGFIIPGGRFKEFYYWDSYWVIEGLLLSDMYQTAKGIIDNFLYIVEKYGFIPNGGRIYYLMRSQPPLLHLRVSRYLEFTGDYEYLRKIISTLEKEFAFWQRQKMIDVEKDGKIYKMGHYVVDSSRPRPESFK